The Salvelinus alpinus chromosome 3, SLU_Salpinus.1, whole genome shotgun sequence genome segment ATATGCTGTACTTACACAATCCCTGATCCACATTTGTCACAGATTGGTAACTTGTCTGCATTTCTCACTGTTGAGCCAATTTTTGTGGCAGGTGCTTTCACACTCTTAAAACCAGAGCTCTTATCAGGATCTGCAATCAAGAGGAGACACACGTTATCATGTTTTGTTAAGCCACAACACTGCCATTAAATATTTGGAAAACCCTGTTTAATATGACAAATGCTCGTTAAGAAAAAATAttctctggtcggatgaaaccaagattgaactctttggcctgaatgccaagcatcagatctggaggaaaccaggcaccgctcatcacctggccaatactatccctacggtgcagcatggtggtggtggcagcatcatgctatggggatgaacagagcaaagtaatgACAGATccttgaaaacctgctccaaagtgctcaggacctcagattggggcaaggttcacattccaacaggacaacaaccctaagcacacagccaagacaatgcaggagtggcttcagaacaagtctctgaatgtccttgagtggcccagccagagcctggacttgaaccagatcaaacgtctctggagagacctgaaaatagctgtgtagcgacgctccccatccaacctgacagagcttgagaggatctgcagagaaaatgggagatactctccaaatacaggtgtgacaagcttgtagcgttatacccaagaagacttgaggctgtattcgctgccgaaggtgcttcaacaaactcctgagtaaagggtctgaatacttatgtgactTAAGTTtttttagtcattatggggtattgtgcaatGATTGATTAGGGGGGGgactttttaatccattttagaataaggctgtaacgtaaccaaatgtggaataagtcaaggggtctgaatactttccaaatgcacagtatacactgagtatacaaaacattaaggacaccttaaTATTCATTTGCAcctccccccttttccctcagaacaacctcaactTGTTTGGGTATGGACTCGACAAGGCATCGAAAGCGTTCCACTGGGATGCcggaccatgttgactccaatgcttcccacagttgtgtcaagttggctggatgtcctgtgggtggtggaccatgcttgatacacacaggaaactgttgagtgaaaAATCCACCAGCGTTGCAATTCTTGGTGCAAaatggtgcgcctggcacctactaccataccttgtttaaaggcacttaaatattttgtcttgcccattaaccctctctgaatggcacacaaactaTCCaatgtttcaaggcttaaaaatccttctttaacctgtcttctccccttcatctacactgattggtggatttaagtgacatcaataagggatcataggattcacctggtcagtctgtcatggaaagagcaggtgtccttaatgttttgtacactcagtgtaaatatCAGCTGCATATGTGTGTGAATAAGTACCGGACTCCAGAATATCCTGCAGCACTTTGAATGAAGCTGACTGTCGAGGAGGCTCATCAGCCTCATGGTTTTCCTGCAGCATTTTGTAGACCTCAGAGTCTGCAACTATTGGTGGCAGAATACCGGAGGGATCTGGGCTGAAAAACAAATAACCACAATCAATACTAGTTTACATACAATGAGTCCAATAGTACACAGGCGTAGTCAAATCAAGGACAAACAAATGATGGTGATGGGGCCTCACACATCGCTATGTTTCCTTGAGCCACAGCTGAAGTTGAGTTTGACTTACTGTAACACATACTGTAAGTACTTAACAAGTGAAAATGCAGTACATTCTGCTACAGTAAGACACATCGTGACTTGAAAAACAATACCCAGCGGGTAAAACCAATAGCTCCCCGaaatatctgcattgacccttttcgcactaatctcttttgactcatcacatacgttgCTGTTACGGTTTATTATCTATcccgttgcctagtcactttatccctacctacatatctacctcaactacctcgtacccctgcacattgactctgtaatggtaccccgtgtatatagccaagttatctttactcattgtgtattcatTGCTGgtgttctcttttttttcttctctgcattgttggaagaGCCcatacgtaagcatttcactgtgagtctacaccagttgtttacgaagcatgcgACAAATACAATTGACGTTATTACAACCAGCTGGGATAGATCCTTACATGGTGCTGGGTTCGTTAGCAGCAGTGCTGATGGTTTTCACGTCATCCACGGTCGCGTTGAAGTCCTTGATATTCTCTGAGGAGTACAGACCGGCAGGGTTGTTGTACTGATTGGTTACCACCTTGGGGCCGAACCCAGCGAATGGCAGGGCGCTCCTGTTGTGGGCGGAACCTATGCATTTCACCTCCTGCAAGTTGTAGCCAGGGATACAGAAAACAATTATTATATTCTAAATATAACTTTCAATGCCATATAACACACATGCCTTGATAGAAATAGTATGACAGTTACTTGACTAATTTGTGGATATTAGAGGTAAAGAATAGCATTGTCAAAAGGTTATTTGGGTGCCCCTCATTATCATAATAGCGGTAAACAAGGGGCCGTCCGAGACAAAATACGGTGACATGCAAGCACACCATTACTGTACGCAAAATAGCTTCAAATCTAGCTCATGCTCCATGCATATTTTCACAAAGACATAACAAAAAATGGCAATTTGGCACACACAACAAATAAATGCATCACACTGCTTATCCAATGAAATTATTTAGAGAGGCGAGTTACCCGAAAGCTTTGTAGCACACTAGTGCTTTATTTGCCATGTTTTGCTAATTCACTCACACATCATTACTCTCGCACATCTCAGGGGTGTGTGGCTGGGTTGTCAATAAAGAGAGAAATAAAGTGGCCCATTAGCTTTCTGGAAACTCACCCCAGGTCATTTGTTGAATTCATTAAGTAACAAAAATAACCAAGTGAAACAACATCTAAAACAGCTTGTATGCGTAAAACATTTTCCTATGTATTCTGTGACCAAAACACACTAGGTTTGTGACATCCCTGAAAGCTGTGGAGGACTGACAAAGCACATGCTTCCTACATTAATTCACACTTTGGTCTCAATTTTCCATTCAGTAAGCAGGAACTGAGTCTTGCATCAGAACTTGGCTGATAAAACTATGGTCTCCTAGGAAATAATCTGTTGAGAAGTAAACAATGACAGGGACATACCCATAAGTCAACTTAATGCCTAATTTCCTAATGCTATCTTTGGTCAGAGTGAAGTAGGATGTAAGGCAGACATACCTGCGGCTCAGATGCAAGATTCATCTTGTAAGAGTTGGTCTTTCCTTCCTCAGAAGAGAGCGGTGACCACATTTTCGATTCGGATCTAAAAAGACAGTCAAACACAGTATTCAGACTTGCAATAAACAATATTCAGACATACAACACTAACAATACACTAACAATACTCAGACTTGCAATGAATAGAGATATCcaaaatataataaaaatgaGTACGGAGCAGTCCTCAAACGTGTTGATGGGACAACAACCATCTAAATAACCTATTTTAAGAAAGCACCACTGCACAACAGAGTTATGCCATGTTATAAAACTAAGTTTCGTTGATAGCCGTTGGTTATTCACCATAATTAACTCCAAATGCAATGATACCATAATTATATTTCAAGTATCAACTCCCCCAGAAAAAAAAGCATCTTGACATTATTTCCCCATGTTTCTTGCCTAGTATTttgtttggtacagcgggggttactATAATCCTCGCTGTGTGCCTATCCAACATGTTTCAGGTTTTATTTGCAATCTCCATGCACATGAACGTGACGAGACTGGCAGCTTCTCTGATCCTGGCAAATGTATTTCTCGGGATCATTATAATGGAAATGAAGGTAAGAAGAAAATGAAACGCACATACTTTGCTATCATTTCAGCTGCTTAATGCGATTGTGTTAGCTTTAGTTGGCTGGCTAGCAAGCAAAGGAGAAGTAATGTTAGTTTAGCTATCCTCCATAAATATTTTATTGATCAGCTGGTTGTTGCCCATTTATAATTAAAGATTTAATAAATCATTTAAGTTCTTGTCTGCCATCATTGAACCtctactagctagctacatgccaatGATTTGTTTAGCATAGCAATGTGGAATTAATAGAATGAACAACTGGTGGAAgggaaaataaaacaaatgtactcATTCAAATAATGctaatgaaaacatgtttttttattatgTTGGCAACCGTTTTAGAAAAGcaatagatgggttagctgacaagTCATGAAAACGATGTGTGCGTTTCCATGGGGCAGATGTCAGcatgttgtgattctggatggccagattgcAAGCAAAAATGCCAAGAAACTGATGTGGGGAATCGCCAGTGGCTCATTTCAGCACGTTTCATCTTGTTCTTTATAGcctgtcttgttttgaggtgttttgactaatttcatgtcaatgctaatatggccaaaaaaagtattttatttgctagttagctaaccaacaactgtaatgatgtatttgagagacgatgctcattgtgcaaatgtatatgttttcaataaacattggagacgaaatataactaacatgttgtcaacaatctaagccaacccagtctgttttgccccatagtagCGCACAcatcagttttgttgctaaacaaccaacccatctATAAAGGCATGATAACGTGGGAATTATCGTGTGACTCCCTCCAGGAAGATAGCGCAGACGGAGATGGCAGCATCACAACTATCATTTAGGAatctttg includes the following:
- the LOC139570658 gene encoding PDZ and LIM domain protein 1-like, with the protein product MPLRVVVQGPGPWGFRLVGGKDFEQPLTISRVTHGSRAAQANLCIGDQILAIDGEPTEKMTHLQAQNKIKGCLEEMVLSIDRSESKMWSPLSSEEGKTNSYKMNLASEPQEVKCIGSAHNRSALPFAGFGPKVVTNQYNNPAGLYSSENIKDFNATVDDVKTISTAANEPSTIPDPSGILPPIVADSEVYKMLQENHEADEPPRQSASFKVLQDILESDPDKSSGFKSVKAPATKIGSTVRNADKLPICDKCGSGIVGMVVKLRDKFRHPECYTCSDCNLNLKQKGHFFVEDQIYCEKHARERVTPPEGYDVVTVFPK